One Streptomyces sp. SAI-135 DNA segment encodes these proteins:
- a CDS encoding ABC transporter ATP-binding protein, whose translation MSRGHLPVADRAAVRRAAGRLIRKDTRAFTAVLALNAAAALTGLAGPWLLGRIIDEVRAGAGVSAVDRLAAVLVVCAGVQLLLARWARYVGHRFGERTLARVREEFVDRTLALPASVVERAGTGDLTARGTADVATVGTTLRDAGPELLINSVQFLFLLAAVFFLNPLLGAVGVCGLLPIWFVLRWYLRRARDGYLAEGEATSEVAEILAATASGARTVEALRLQEHRVGASREALDTARRTRLHTLYLRSVFFPVVEVAYILPVAGVLLIGGMLHSHGMMSLGSVVAAALYLQQLVNPLDQILVRVEQLQSSGASFARVEGLATAPRADAEASPAPADDRIDVSGVRYSYGRGGEVLHGVDLTVRPGERLAVVGPSGAGKTTLSRLLAGVDAPTSGSVTVGGVPVVGLDPEQLRRQVVLVTQEHHVFLGTVRDNLLIAEPGAGDEELWAALAAVGADGWVRKLPEGLDTGLGEDGCRTDGSQAQQLALARVVLADPHTLILDEATALLDPTTARHTERALAAVLEGRTVIAIAHRLHTAHDADRVAVMENGLLTELGTHEELVAAGGAYAALWGSWHGGPDGG comes from the coding sequence GTGAGCAGGGGCCACCTCCCGGTCGCCGACCGAGCCGCCGTCCGGCGGGCCGCGGGACGGCTGATCCGCAAGGACACCCGCGCCTTCACCGCCGTCCTCGCCCTGAACGCCGCGGCCGCCCTGACCGGTCTCGCCGGCCCCTGGCTGCTGGGCCGGATCATCGACGAGGTCCGCGCCGGCGCGGGCGTGTCCGCGGTGGACCGGCTCGCGGCCGTCCTCGTGGTCTGCGCGGGCGTCCAGCTCCTCCTCGCCCGCTGGGCCCGCTACGTCGGCCACCGCTTCGGCGAACGCACCCTGGCCCGGGTCCGCGAGGAGTTCGTGGACCGCACGCTCGCCCTGCCCGCCTCGGTCGTGGAACGCGCGGGCACCGGTGACCTCACCGCCCGCGGCACCGCCGACGTCGCCACCGTCGGCACCACGCTCCGCGACGCGGGCCCCGAACTGCTCATCAACAGCGTGCAGTTCCTGTTCCTGCTCGCCGCGGTCTTCTTCCTGAACCCGCTGCTGGGCGCGGTCGGTGTGTGCGGCCTGCTGCCCATCTGGTTCGTCCTGCGCTGGTATCTGCGCCGGGCGAGGGACGGCTATCTGGCCGAGGGCGAGGCCACCTCGGAGGTCGCCGAGATCCTCGCGGCCACCGCCTCCGGCGCCCGCACCGTCGAGGCGCTGCGTCTTCAGGAGCACCGGGTCGGGGCGAGCCGGGAGGCGCTGGACACGGCCCGCCGCACCCGGCTCCACACCCTCTACCTGCGCAGTGTGTTCTTCCCGGTCGTGGAGGTGGCGTACATCCTGCCGGTGGCGGGCGTGCTGCTGATCGGCGGGATGCTGCACTCCCACGGCATGATGAGTCTGGGCTCGGTGGTGGCCGCCGCCCTCTACCTCCAGCAGTTGGTCAACCCACTCGACCAGATCCTCGTGCGGGTCGAGCAACTCCAGTCCAGCGGCGCCTCGTTCGCCCGTGTGGAGGGTCTCGCCACGGCCCCGCGCGCCGACGCCGAGGCCTCCCCCGCCCCCGCCGACGACCGCATCGACGTCTCCGGTGTGCGCTACTCCTACGGCCGGGGCGGCGAGGTGCTGCACGGCGTCGACCTGACCGTGCGCCCCGGTGAACGGCTCGCGGTGGTCGGACCCTCGGGGGCGGGGAAGACCACGCTCAGCAGGCTGCTCGCGGGTGTCGACGCGCCCACCTCCGGCTCGGTGACCGTCGGGGGCGTGCCCGTCGTGGGCCTGGACCCCGAGCAGCTGCGCCGCCAGGTCGTCCTGGTCACCCAGGAGCACCACGTCTTCCTGGGCACGGTCCGCGACAACCTCCTCATCGCCGAACCCGGCGCCGGGGACGAGGAGTTGTGGGCCGCACTGGCCGCCGTGGGAGCCGACGGGTGGGTGCGTAAGCTGCCCGAGGGGCTGGACACCGGGCTCGGCGAGGACGGTTGCCGCACCGACGGTTCGCAGGCGCAGCAACTCGCCCTGGCCCGGGTGGTGCTGGCGGACCCGCACACGCTGATCCTCGACGAGGCGACCGCGCTGCTCGATCCGACGACCGCGCGGCACACCGAGCGCGCCCTGGCAGCCGTACTCGAAGGGCGCACGGTCATCGCGATCGCGCACCGGCTGCACACCGCGCACGACGCGGACCGGGTGGCGGTGATGGAGAACGGCCTGCTGACCGAACTCGGCACGCACGAGGAGCTGGTGGCGGCGGGCGGGGCGTACGCGGCGCTGTGGGGATCCTGGCACGGGGGGCCGGACGGCGGTTGA
- a CDS encoding ABC transporter ATP-binding protein produces the protein MTAPTTSAPAADEEPRPAGPRDGDDAFDRDRLPSPPGATALLLRSLLAPLKARVAVTTLLLLLQQAAVQAGPLLVAYAIDRAVPAFRDHDNGPLIAVGAGYLLCALASGGLQYAFILASARVNQDVLLDLRGRIFRHAQALSIDFHERYTSGRLISRSTTDVESLRELLDEGLQELVTVVLSFLYISALLLWLDLGLGAVAVASFVPLYLLVRVYRRRAGRVYRKRSTAIAAVIVKFVETMNGIRPVRAFRREAANDADFAVLNKRHERVNGDALLEMARYVVGSRLVANAAVAGIVLWGAYRVAQGSLELGVLAAAVLYLRRLYDPIDRLGMFLNSYQSAAASLEKIAGLLAQTPTVPEPSVPRQLPALGSADRPGREVVFEGVSFGYRTGGEVLPRFDLVLPAGQTVAVVGSTGAGKSTLAKLLARFYDPSAGRVLLDGVDLRDLPMPELRRGVVMVTQEAFLFSGTVAENIAIGRPDAGREEIEQAAKAIGAHDFISALPDGYDTDVRKRGGRISAGQRQLVAFARALLADPAVLILDEATSSLDVPGERAVQRAMDTVLKGRTAVVVAHRLSTVEIADRVLVMEHGRIVEDGTPAELVAGTGRFADLHRAWRDSLA, from the coding sequence ATGACGGCCCCCACGACGTCCGCGCCCGCCGCGGACGAGGAACCCCGCCCGGCCGGACCGCGGGACGGCGACGACGCCTTCGACCGCGACCGTCTGCCGTCTCCCCCGGGCGCCACCGCCCTCCTGCTGCGCTCGCTGCTCGCCCCGCTGAAGGCGCGGGTTGCCGTGACGACGCTTCTGCTGCTGCTCCAGCAGGCGGCCGTGCAGGCGGGTCCGCTGCTGGTGGCGTATGCCATCGACCGGGCCGTCCCCGCGTTCCGCGACCACGACAACGGCCCGCTGATCGCGGTCGGCGCCGGTTACCTGCTGTGCGCGCTGGCCTCCGGCGGGCTCCAGTACGCGTTCATCCTGGCCTCCGCTCGCGTCAACCAGGACGTGCTGCTCGACCTGCGCGGCCGGATCTTCCGCCATGCGCAGGCGCTGAGCATCGACTTCCACGAGCGCTACACCTCGGGCCGGCTCATCTCCCGCTCGACGACCGACGTGGAGTCGCTGCGCGAACTGCTCGACGAGGGACTTCAGGAGCTCGTCACCGTCGTCCTGTCCTTCCTCTACATCTCCGCCCTGCTGCTCTGGCTCGACCTCGGGCTCGGCGCGGTCGCGGTGGCCTCCTTCGTGCCGCTGTACCTGCTCGTGCGGGTCTACCGGCGGCGCGCGGGACGGGTGTACCGCAAGCGGTCGACCGCGATCGCCGCCGTGATCGTGAAGTTCGTGGAGACGATGAACGGCATCCGCCCGGTGCGCGCGTTCCGCCGCGAGGCCGCCAACGACGCCGACTTCGCCGTACTGAACAAGCGTCATGAGCGGGTGAACGGCGACGCGCTCCTGGAGATGGCCCGCTACGTCGTCGGGTCCCGGCTGGTCGCCAACGCGGCCGTCGCGGGCATCGTGCTGTGGGGCGCGTACCGGGTGGCGCAGGGCTCGCTGGAGCTGGGTGTGCTGGCCGCCGCCGTGCTGTACCTGCGTCGGCTGTACGACCCGATCGACCGGCTCGGGATGTTCCTGAACTCCTACCAGTCGGCGGCGGCCTCCCTGGAGAAGATCGCCGGCCTGCTCGCCCAGACCCCGACCGTGCCCGAGCCGTCGGTTCCCCGGCAGCTCCCGGCGCTCGGGTCCGCGGACCGCCCCGGCCGTGAGGTCGTCTTCGAGGGCGTCTCGTTCGGCTACCGCACCGGCGGCGAGGTGCTGCCCCGTTTCGACCTCGTGCTGCCCGCCGGGCAGACGGTCGCGGTGGTCGGCTCGACCGGCGCCGGAAAGTCGACCCTGGCCAAGCTGCTGGCGCGTTTCTACGACCCCTCCGCCGGCCGCGTCCTGCTCGACGGCGTCGATCTGCGCGACCTGCCGATGCCCGAGCTGCGGCGCGGGGTGGTCATGGTGACGCAGGAGGCGTTCCTGTTCTCCGGCACGGTCGCCGAGAACATCGCGATCGGCCGCCCGGACGCCGGCCGGGAGGAGATCGAGCAGGCCGCGAAGGCGATCGGCGCGCACGACTTCATCAGCGCGCTGCCGGACGGGTACGACACGGACGTACGCAAGCGGGGCGGCCGCATCTCAGCGGGTCAGCGTCAACTCGTGGCGTTCGCGCGCGCGTTGCTCGCCGATCCGGCGGTGCTGATCCTGGACGAGGCGACCAGCTCGCTGGACGTCCCGGGCGAGCGGGCGGTGCAGCGGGCGATGGACACGGTCCTCAAGGGCCGTACGGCCGTGGTCGTCGCGCACCGGCTGTCGACCGTGGAGATCGCCGACCGGGTCCTCGTCATGGAGCACGGCAGGATCGTCGAGGACGGCACGCCGGCCGAACTCGTCGCGGGCACGGGCCGGTTCGCCGATCTGCACCGGGCGTGGCGGGACAGCCTGGCGTGA
- a CDS encoding ABC transporter ATP-binding protein — protein MSFIEVSELRKSYGGRAVVDGVSFAVEEGEIFGILGPNGAGKTTTVECVEGLRLPDAGRVRVTGLDPVADHARVARVLGAQLQESELQAKLTVREALELYSAFYERPLDWRPLAERLGLAQQVATRFGKLSGGQKQRLFIALALVGNPRIVVLDELTTGLDPRARRDTWELIEDVRANGVTVLLVTHFMEEAQRLCDRIAVIDRGRVAALDTPAGLIRRSAGGTVISFTPSAPLDAHELDTLPALASVEDREGRLTLSGTDETVNAVITLLARRHVTAHQLRVVDATLDDAFLDLTRTDAQEATA, from the coding sequence ATGTCCTTCATCGAAGTCAGCGAACTGCGCAAGTCCTACGGCGGCCGCGCCGTCGTGGACGGGGTGTCCTTCGCCGTAGAGGAGGGCGAGATCTTCGGGATCCTCGGCCCGAACGGCGCCGGCAAGACCACCACCGTCGAGTGCGTCGAGGGCCTCAGGCTCCCCGACGCGGGCCGCGTCCGGGTCACCGGCCTCGACCCCGTCGCCGACCACGCGCGCGTGGCCCGGGTCCTCGGCGCCCAGCTCCAGGAGAGCGAGCTCCAGGCCAAGCTGACGGTCCGCGAGGCGCTGGAGCTCTACTCGGCGTTCTACGAGCGGCCCCTCGACTGGCGGCCGCTCGCCGAGCGCCTGGGGCTCGCCCAGCAGGTCGCCACCCGGTTCGGCAAGCTCTCCGGCGGCCAGAAGCAGCGCCTGTTCATCGCGCTCGCGCTGGTCGGCAACCCCCGGATCGTCGTCCTGGACGAGCTGACCACCGGCCTCGATCCGCGCGCCCGCCGCGACACCTGGGAGCTGATCGAGGACGTCCGCGCGAACGGCGTGACCGTCCTGCTCGTCACCCACTTCATGGAGGAGGCGCAGCGGCTCTGCGACCGGATCGCCGTGATCGACAGGGGCCGGGTCGCCGCCCTGGACACCCCGGCCGGACTCATCCGGCGCTCGGCGGGCGGCACGGTCATCAGCTTCACGCCCTCCGCCCCGCTGGACGCGCACGAGCTCGACACCCTGCCCGCGCTCGCCTCCGTCGAGGACCGGGAGGGCCGTCTCACCCTCTCCGGCACCGACGAGACGGTGAACGCCGTGATCACCCTGCTCGCCCGCCGGCACGTCACCGCCCACCAGCTCCGGGTCGTCGACGCCACCCTCGACGACGCGTTCCTCGACCTCACGAGGACCGACGCCCAGGAGGCCACGGCATGA
- a CDS encoding sensor histidine kinase: MTDTAPVEPRASFDSWGPYALLGAGVVAAAVSARPVGMGRSAMTVSAVLVVAGALLQVWWGRVRRGRPGPSRTGVCLYFLRWGLGFVLTWLNPFFAFYAVTGYYTAARELPRRLVMPGLFLTAITMAGSEVGGMPPHGPLLWTGFFLVLGLNMGLVSVFTRFALQEQERARVQAETIAELERTNTALQQALDENAALHAQLLVQAREAGVADERRRLAAEIHDTLAQGLTGIIAQLQVVVNTPDENQAREHVHRAMDLARHSLGEARRSVHNLAPVALADAGLPEALKQTVTDWGERTGVRAEFTVTGTAEQLHDEVSATLLRIAQEALSNAARHAHAARLGVTLSFLTDEVILDIRDDGGGFDPLALPARTRTGGFGLDGMRARAERIAGSLTVESEPGHGTALSARVPLVRHDR; this comes from the coding sequence ATGACCGACACCGCGCCGGTGGAGCCCCGGGCCTCCTTCGACAGCTGGGGCCCCTACGCGCTGCTGGGCGCCGGTGTCGTGGCGGCGGCCGTGTCCGCCCGGCCGGTCGGCATGGGCCGGTCCGCGATGACCGTCTCGGCGGTACTCGTCGTCGCGGGCGCCCTGCTCCAGGTGTGGTGGGGGAGGGTGCGGCGCGGCCGGCCGGGCCCGAGCCGGACCGGTGTGTGCCTCTACTTCCTGCGCTGGGGCCTCGGGTTCGTGCTGACCTGGCTCAATCCGTTCTTCGCCTTCTACGCCGTGACCGGCTACTACACCGCCGCCCGGGAGCTGCCCCGCCGGCTGGTGATGCCCGGTCTGTTCCTGACCGCGATCACCATGGCCGGCAGCGAGGTGGGCGGCATGCCGCCGCACGGGCCGCTCCTGTGGACCGGCTTCTTCCTCGTCCTGGGCCTCAACATGGGCCTGGTCAGCGTGTTCACCCGGTTCGCGCTCCAGGAGCAGGAGCGTGCCCGCGTCCAGGCCGAGACCATCGCCGAACTGGAGCGCACCAACACCGCGCTCCAGCAGGCGCTCGACGAGAACGCCGCCCTTCACGCCCAACTCCTCGTCCAGGCAAGGGAGGCGGGCGTGGCCGACGAGCGCAGGCGGCTCGCCGCCGAGATCCACGACACCCTCGCCCAAGGCCTGACCGGGATCATCGCCCAGCTCCAGGTCGTCGTGAACACGCCCGACGAGAACCAGGCCCGCGAGCATGTGCACCGGGCCATGGACCTCGCCCGTCACAGCCTGGGCGAGGCGCGCCGCTCGGTGCACAACCTCGCCCCGGTCGCGCTGGCCGACGCGGGGCTCCCCGAGGCCCTGAAGCAGACGGTCACCGACTGGGGCGAACGCACCGGTGTACGCGCGGAGTTCACGGTCACCGGCACCGCCGAGCAACTCCACGACGAGGTGTCCGCGACCCTGCTCAGGATCGCCCAGGAGGCCCTGTCCAACGCCGCCCGGCACGCGCACGCCGCCCGCCTCGGCGTCACCCTCAGCTTCCTGACCGACGAGGTCATCCTCGACATCCGTGACGACGGAGGCGGTTTCGACCCGCTCGCCCTGCCCGCCCGCACCCGCACGGGCGGCTTCGGCCTCGACGGCATGCGGGCCCGCGCCGAACGCATCGCGGGCTCCCTGACCGTCGAGTCCGAACCGGGTCACGGCACGGCGCTGTCGGCTCGCGTACCGTTGGTCCGCCATGACCGGTGA
- a CDS encoding ABC transporter ATP-binding protein, protein MIDAYEDPGTPDVRGGWRYLWWLVRCQPGRSVAGALLGSSWMVLLAATPYLMAKAIDEGLEPGDWAALAGWSFALFAVGSFNAWLSIMRHRTMTRVRMDANFRTVKVVVGQAVRLGAALSRRTGAGEVVTIGVGDVQTIAGALTVVGPGVGACAAYLTVAAVLVSVSPVLAAVVLLGIPAIVLLVGPFLSRLQGAETEYRNRQGVLTARIADLAGGLRVLNGLGGKSLVADSFRQDSRRLRSQGYRVGAVTSWVQALGVGLPTLFLAVVTWLAARLAAQGDITVGELVAVYGYVAVLVGPVAFWVECGYQLSRGVVAARRVVRFLRLEPLEDSGTKDAPAEPSALHDPESGVSVLPGRLTALTSAHPADTATVLDRLARYTPSRATWGSVPLDEIGLPQIRERILLADHEADLFAGNLRDVIAPHRGAGNGGASPHAVAAALHAAVADDIVQGLPDGLDSAMDAQARNLSGGQRQRIRLTRALLADPEILLAVEPTSALDAHTEALVAGRLKSARAGRTTAVTTTSPLVLDHADTVLYLVDGKLAASGTHQRLLSTEPGYRALVARDVEVTT, encoded by the coding sequence GTGATCGACGCGTACGAGGATCCGGGCACGCCCGACGTCCGGGGCGGCTGGCGGTATCTGTGGTGGCTGGTGCGCTGTCAGCCGGGGCGGTCCGTGGCCGGGGCGCTGCTGGGCAGTTCCTGGATGGTGCTGCTGGCGGCGACGCCGTATCTGATGGCGAAGGCGATCGACGAGGGCCTGGAGCCGGGTGACTGGGCGGCCCTGGCCGGCTGGAGCTTCGCGCTGTTCGCGGTCGGTTCGTTCAACGCCTGGCTGAGCATCATGCGCCACCGCACGATGACCCGGGTGCGGATGGACGCCAACTTCCGCACGGTCAAGGTGGTCGTGGGCCAGGCGGTCCGCCTCGGGGCCGCGCTCTCGCGCCGGACCGGGGCCGGTGAGGTCGTCACGATCGGCGTGGGCGACGTGCAGACGATCGCCGGCGCCCTGACCGTCGTCGGCCCGGGTGTCGGTGCCTGCGCCGCCTATCTGACGGTCGCCGCCGTGCTGGTCTCGGTCTCCCCGGTCCTCGCTGCCGTGGTCCTCCTCGGCATCCCGGCGATCGTCCTGCTCGTGGGTCCCTTCCTGTCCCGTCTCCAGGGCGCCGAGACCGAGTACCGCAACCGCCAGGGTGTCCTCACGGCCCGTATCGCCGACCTGGCGGGCGGCCTGCGCGTCCTCAACGGCCTCGGCGGCAAGTCCCTGGTCGCCGACTCCTTCCGCCAGGACTCCCGGCGGCTGCGGTCCCAGGGCTACCGGGTCGGCGCGGTCACCAGCTGGGTCCAGGCCCTCGGCGTCGGCCTGCCCACCCTGTTCCTCGCCGTCGTCACCTGGCTCGCGGCCCGCCTCGCCGCCCAGGGGGACATCACCGTGGGCGAGTTGGTGGCGGTGTACGGCTATGTCGCGGTCCTGGTGGGTCCGGTGGCGTTCTGGGTGGAGTGCGGATACCAGCTGAGCCGGGGTGTGGTGGCGGCGAGGCGGGTCGTGCGCTTCCTGCGTCTGGAGCCACTGGAGGACTCGGGCACGAAGGACGCCCCGGCGGAGCCGTCGGCCCTGCACGACCCGGAGTCGGGGGTGAGCGTCCTGCCGGGCCGCCTGACGGCTCTGACCTCGGCACACCCGGCGGACACAGCAACGGTCCTGGACCGCCTGGCCCGCTACACCCCGTCCCGCGCGACCTGGGGCTCGGTCCCCCTGGACGAGATCGGATTGCCCCAGATCAGGGAGCGCATCCTGCTGGCGGACCACGAGGCCGACCTGTTCGCAGGGAACCTGCGTGACGTGATCGCGCCCCACCGGGGCGCGGGGAACGGCGGGGCAAGCCCCCACGCAGTCGCAGCCGCCCTGCACGCGGCCGTGGCGGACGACATCGTCCAAGGGCTCCCCGACGGCCTGGACTCAGCGATGGACGCCCAGGCCCGCAACCTCTCCGGCGGCCAACGTCAACGCATCCGGCTCACCAGAGCCCTCCTCGCCGACCCGGAGATCCTCCTCGCCGTGGAACCCACCTCCGCCCTGGACGCCCACACGGAGGCCCTCGTGGCCGGCCGCCTCAAGAGCGCCCGCGCCGGCCGCACCACAGCCGTCACCACCACCTCCCCCCTCGTCCTGGACCACGCCGACACCGTCCTCTACCTGGTCGACGGCAAACTCGCGGCAAGCGGAACGCACCAGCGGCTCCTCAGCACGGAACCGGGATACCGGGCCCTGGTGGCCCGGGACGTGGAGGTCACGACGTGA
- a CDS encoding ABC transporter ATP-binding protein: MPTTRATTKDRSAVRSLLRLWPYVRPARARLFTAAFVAILASCTGLVIPLVLKWMVDGPVADGDTAGVWLGALYLLLLGFAEALLFGLRRWLVARPLSHVEAEMRAGLYRHLQRLPVAFHDRWASGQLLSRATTDLMLLRMFLAFPLTFLLVNSVTILVGVIIMLLQDWTLGLVILGPAIPVVVTCVIFEKRYATVARLAQDQVGDLTTVVEESVLGIRIIKGFGRHRSQARAFRELSGTLRGTELHKARLLATIWGVIVTLPEVAIGAALVLGCVQVADGELSAGTLVAFLSTALALRWPVDSIGFLLAMSQEAATATERYFEAMDEVPEQETAPARGAANRATSPHAPAARDAGMRFSAVSFRYPDAADDSPPVLDLVDLHIRPGESMALVGATGSGKTTLTALIPRLHEPTSGRITLDGEDITAMPREELRAKVAMAFEDPTLFSTSVGDNVLMGADQGELDRALSVAQADFVHALPQGTATQVGEQGLSLSGGQRQRLALARAVVGRPRFLVLDDPLSALDVHTEAAVEAALRDVLADTTALIVAHRPSTVQLADRVALLSGGRITAVGTHHELLRTNAEYAHLMSGSGDSGEGPGDSGERSGHFGEGENAR; this comes from the coding sequence ATGCCCACGACACGTGCAACCACCAAGGACCGATCGGCGGTCAGGAGCCTGCTGCGCCTGTGGCCGTATGTCCGGCCCGCCCGCGCGCGGCTGTTCACCGCCGCGTTCGTGGCGATCCTCGCCTCCTGCACGGGGCTGGTGATCCCGCTCGTGCTGAAGTGGATGGTGGACGGCCCGGTCGCCGACGGGGACACGGCCGGCGTGTGGCTCGGGGCGCTGTACCTGCTGCTGCTCGGTTTCGCCGAGGCCCTGCTGTTCGGGCTGCGGCGGTGGCTGGTGGCGCGGCCGCTCTCCCACGTCGAGGCGGAGATGCGGGCGGGCCTCTACCGGCACCTCCAGCGCCTCCCGGTGGCCTTCCACGACCGCTGGGCCTCCGGCCAGCTGCTGTCCCGGGCCACCACGGACCTCATGCTGCTGCGCATGTTCCTCGCCTTCCCGCTGACCTTCCTGCTGGTCAACAGCGTGACGATCCTGGTCGGCGTGATCATCATGCTGCTCCAGGACTGGACGCTCGGCCTGGTGATCCTCGGCCCCGCGATCCCCGTCGTCGTCACCTGCGTGATCTTCGAGAAGCGGTACGCCACGGTGGCCCGCCTCGCCCAGGACCAGGTCGGCGACCTCACGACGGTCGTCGAGGAGAGCGTGCTCGGCATCCGCATCATCAAGGGCTTCGGCCGGCACCGGTCGCAGGCCAGGGCGTTCCGTGAACTCTCGGGCACCCTGCGCGGCACGGAACTGCACAAGGCCCGTCTGCTGGCCACGATCTGGGGCGTCATCGTGACGCTGCCGGAGGTGGCGATCGGGGCGGCCCTGGTGCTGGGCTGCGTACAGGTGGCGGACGGGGAGCTGTCGGCGGGGACGCTCGTGGCGTTCCTGTCCACCGCTCTGGCCCTGAGGTGGCCGGTGGACTCGATCGGCTTCCTGCTGGCGATGAGTCAGGAGGCGGCGACGGCGACGGAGCGCTATTTCGAGGCCATGGACGAAGTACCGGAACAGGAGACCGCGCCCGCCAGGGGCGCGGCCAACCGCGCGACAAGCCCCCACGCACCCGCAGCCCGCGACGCAGGCATGCGTTTCTCGGCGGTCTCGTTCCGCTATCCCGATGCCGCGGACGACTCACCACCGGTTCTCGACCTCGTCGATCTGCACATCCGGCCCGGTGAATCCATGGCGCTCGTAGGCGCCACAGGCAGCGGCAAGACCACCCTCACCGCCCTCATCCCTCGCCTCCACGAACCGACATCGGGCCGGATCACGCTCGACGGCGAGGACATCACCGCCATGCCCCGGGAGGAACTGCGCGCCAAGGTGGCCATGGCCTTCGAGGACCCCACCCTCTTCTCCACCAGCGTCGGGGACAACGTCCTGATGGGCGCGGACCAAGGGGAACTGGACCGCGCCCTCTCCGTGGCCCAGGCCGACTTCGTGCACGCCCTCCCGCAGGGCACCGCGACCCAGGTCGGCGAACAGGGCCTCAGCCTCTCCGGCGGCCAGCGCCAGCGCCTGGCTCTTGCCCGTGCCGTCGTGGGCAGGCCCAGGTTCCTCGTCCTGGACGATCCGCTGTCCGCCCTGGACGTCCACACCGAGGCCGCCGTGGAAGCCGCGCTGCGGGACGTCCTCGCGGACACCACGGCCCTCATCGTCGCCCACCGTCCCTCCACCGTGCAGCTCGCCGACCGGGTCGCCCTGCTGTCGGGGGGCCGCATCACGGCCGTGGGCACCCACCACGAACTCCTGCGCACCAACGCCGAGTACGCCCATCTGATGTCCGGGTCCGGGGACTCCGGAGAAGGGCCCGGGGATTCCGGAGAACGGTCCGGGCACTTCGGAGAAGGGGAGAACGCCCGATGA
- a CDS encoding ABC transporter permease, producing the protein MNTAVLRTEVRLFLREPGALFWILLFPTLLLVILGSVPSFRHHDPDLGGLRTIDVYVPVAVLLGLIVGGLQSMPQTLTGYRERGILRRMSTTPVRPAALLTAQMTVYGGAALASALLALAVGRFAFDVRLPEQPLGYLLALVLAVLAALALGAVVSSLSRTTKIAGAIGSAVFFPAMFCAGVWAPVQTMPDVLARIVGYTPFGAAAEALNRAAAGDGPGWTHLGVLVAWTVLLTAAAARWFRWE; encoded by the coding sequence ATGAACACCGCCGTACTGCGGACCGAGGTCCGGCTCTTCCTCCGCGAACCCGGCGCCCTCTTCTGGATCCTGCTGTTCCCGACCCTGCTCCTGGTGATCCTCGGTTCGGTCCCGTCCTTCCGGCACCACGACCCCGACCTCGGCGGCCTCAGGACCATCGACGTCTACGTGCCCGTGGCCGTGCTCCTCGGCCTGATCGTCGGCGGCCTCCAGTCCATGCCGCAGACCCTCACCGGCTACCGCGAACGCGGCATCCTGCGCCGCATGTCCACCACTCCGGTCCGCCCGGCCGCCCTGCTCACCGCGCAGATGACCGTCTACGGCGGCGCCGCCCTGGCGTCCGCGCTCCTCGCGCTCGCCGTCGGCCGGTTCGCCTTCGACGTACGACTGCCCGAGCAGCCCCTGGGCTACCTGCTGGCCCTGGTGCTCGCCGTGCTCGCCGCCCTCGCGCTGGGCGCGGTGGTCTCCTCGCTGTCCCGGACCACGAAGATCGCCGGGGCGATCGGTTCCGCCGTGTTCTTTCCCGCGATGTTCTGCGCGGGAGTCTGGGCGCCGGTGCAGACCATGCCGGACGTCCTCGCCCGGATCGTCGGGTACACGCCGTTCGGCGCGGCCGCGGAGGCCCTGAACCGGGCCGCGGCCGGCGACGGGCCGGGCTGGACCCACCTCGGCGTCCTCGTCGCCTGGACGGTCCTGCTCACGGCCGCGGCCGCACGCTGGTTCCGCTGGGAGTGA
- a CDS encoding response regulator transcription factor, with protein MTGDISVLIVDDHPVVRDGLRGMFESAPGFSVLGEASNGVEAVERAAALDPDVILMDLRMPGGGGVDAIRELTRVRARAKVLVLTTYDTDSDTLPAIEAGATGYLLKDAPRDELFTAVRAAAEGRAVLSPAVASRLVSAVRTPRAPANEPLSAREREVLALVARGTSNREIARELFISEATVKTHLTHLYAKLGAKDRAAAVATAYERGILG; from the coding sequence ATGACCGGTGACATCTCGGTGCTGATCGTCGACGACCATCCCGTCGTACGGGACGGTCTGCGCGGCATGTTCGAGTCCGCGCCCGGCTTCAGCGTGCTCGGTGAGGCGTCCAACGGCGTGGAGGCCGTCGAGCGGGCCGCCGCGCTCGACCCCGACGTCATCCTGATGGACCTGCGGATGCCTGGCGGGGGCGGGGTGGACGCCATCCGCGAGCTGACCCGCGTGAGGGCCCGCGCGAAGGTCCTCGTCCTGACGACGTACGACACGGACTCCGACACGCTGCCCGCCATCGAGGCGGGAGCGACGGGCTACCTCCTCAAGGACGCCCCGCGCGACGAACTGTTCACGGCGGTCCGGGCGGCCGCCGAGGGCCGTGCGGTCCTCTCCCCGGCGGTGGCCTCCCGCCTGGTCTCCGCCGTCCGCACGCCCAGGGCACCGGCGAACGAACCCCTCTCCGCCCGCGAGCGCGAGGTCCTCGCCCTGGTCGCCCGCGGCACCTCCAACCGCGAGATCGCCCGCGAGCTGTTCATCAGCGAGGCCACCGTGAAGACCCATCTCACCCACCTGTACGCCAAGCTGGGCGCGAAGGACCGCGCGGCGGCGGTCGCGACGGCGTACGAACGCGGGATCCTCGGCTAG